TCCCCTTCCCTTTTAAGTAATTCAAGAAAGAAGACAGAATTCTAAAGCTATAAATCTCAGGTTCAAGATTATGTTGAACGATGGATTCAAACGTATTTTCATCCGGACTCATCACAACGATTGGCAATGTTATGCCTGCTCCTCTCAGATCAACCCCTTCGTCGGCAAATGCAACAGTGAGGTAATCTACCCTATTGAATTGTAAAAGGTTTGCAATTTCAAAGCTTCCACTCCCATAAGAAAATGCTTTGACCATCGACATCAATTTTACATGTTTTGGCAACAGCTGGCGATAGACATTCAAGTTATTCTCCATGGCATTCAGGTTGATTTCAAGCACGGTGTCATGTGATTTAGCCACTAACAATCGGCTGATTCGTTCAAAATGAAACTCACGGCCCCCTTTCAATAAAATAGTAGAATCTTCCAATTGAATAGCCCTGATATCTTCCAAAAATGCTGTTGTGCTAGGGTAAGACAACGATGGAACAGCAAATTGATCAGCAACCTGGCCCAAGATCTCCCCGATCAAGATCAGTTTATCTAGACGGTATTCTGAAAGTAAACGTTTCAATTTTGACAGACTTTTCTCATCTGTTATATTTACTCCCGGTATATCGGAAAGGATCAATATTTTTCGAGGATGCTGTCCCTGTTGATTTAAAAACTCGAGCGCGATCTGCAACGCATCCAGATCATTACTATAGGAATCATCAATAATCGAGCTATTCTTTTTTCCCTTTTTTAACTCCAGTCGCATCGCTACTGGTTGCAACTCCTTAATTCTTGATGCAATTACCTCTCTTTCATAACCAAAACGCAACATAACAGCTACGCAGTTAATTGCATTTTCCACATTTCCCTTATCGACAAAAGGTACTTCGATGGCAAATGTCCTTCCGCCATAGAAAAGTGTGGCTACCGTGAACTTATCATCTACCTGTTTGAGGGAATAAACCTCCAATGAAAGCCCTTGATCAAATCCCCAGGAAAACTTTCGAGGTCGATAGGGCAATTGAATATCCTCTACATAACGGCTGGGAAAGATCATGGTTTCAACATCCTTGAACAGGTTTATCTTTTCGTAGATCTTTTCGTTCTTTGACTCAAAACCAGTTTTATGAGCCACGCCTATATTTGTTAGCAGGCCAATTGTTGGTTTGATCATATTTTCCAATTTCATCATTTCACCCTTTTCAGAAATTCCAGCTTCGATAATCGCTAGATTATACTGATCTGATAAACCCCATAGTGTCAGTGCAACGCCCAATTGCGAATTATAGCTTTTGGGACTACGGTAGATCTTATATTCCGGAGACATGAGTTGATACAACCATTCCTTGACTATAGTCTTCCCATTGCTACCAGTGATCCCTATAACCGGAAAACTAAACTTCTGCCTATGAAAAGCCGCCAATACTTGCATAGCTTCGAGACTATCCGAAACCCAGATCAGATTTGCATCCGGAAATAACAATTCCTGTTCCGCATCAATCTGCAGAACAAAGTTTCTCACGCCCTTATCATAGGCTTCTTTGATATAATGATGGCCATCCCTACTCTTCTGAAGTGCGAAAAACACACCGTTATCTGCCTGAACAATTTTCCGACTGTCATAAAATAAGTGTTGAATTAAAGAATTGGGATCCGTGATAAATGTGCGATTAGGGTGTAAAATCTGGACGATTTCCGATATTTTATACATTCTCCTGATATTTTGATTGGATCAAAACTGAACATTTTTTTAGTTATTTCATATTATTTTTGAAATTTTGACAATATGTTTGAAGAAGATAAAAAAAACAAAAAGATCCTAACACCACGTCAGGCTCAATTAAAGGCTGAAAGTTATTGTGCTTACCAGGAAAGATCCCAGCAAGAAGTGCGGGACAAACTTTACAGCTGGGGGCTACATGAGGAGGATGTCGAAAATATTATAGCAAATTTGATTGCAGAAAACTTTTTAAATGAAGAGCGCTTCGCAATAGCCTATTGCAATGGTAAGCTTCGTATGAAGGGGTGGGGCAAAATCAAAATCAAACAGGCTCTAAAAGGAAAGCGGGTTTCTGAGCAATTGATAAAAATTGCATTCAAGCAGATTGACCTAGATGAATACGAGGCTATATTGAAAAATATTATTGACAAAAAAATTCGGGAAATAAACAGCAAAGATTCTTTCATCGTTAGGAACAAAGTCTATCAATTTGCGTTGTCTAGGGGATTTGAAAGCGATTTAATTTTTTCTATACTGAATTCAAAGGAGTTATAAAAAACAACAAAATAAAGTAAACAAATATTTTGCAATATTAAATTTTCGCTCTATATTTGCATCACCAAAAAGGAACACGAGGTTCTTTTTAAAATTGAAATAAAAATTCCATGCGAAAATAGCTCAGCTGGTAGAGCACAACCTTGCCAAGGTTGGGGTCGCGAGTTCGAATCTCGTTTTTCGCTCACCTGCCTAGGTGGTGGAACTGGTAGACACGCAGGACTTAAAATCCTGTTCCCGTTAAGGGAGTGCGGGTTCGATTCCCGCCCTAGGTACAAGAAAGCTCATCAGTCGATGGGCTTTTCTTGTTTATGACAGTAGATATAGCAAAAAGCCATAAAGTAAACTCAAAAGTATAAGATGCAACATCCCGATCCGATAGCTAAACAATAGAAAAATTGAAACAGCACCCCATAGCAGTGCTTTCCAATCCAACTCAGCCACAGCGAATGCCTTAGGAAACAAAATACCCTGTCCCAAATAACAAGCTAAATTAACAATCACCCCCACCACAGAGGCGGTGACCAAAGAAAGTACGTATTGGATGGCCGTATTCTTTTGAGACCGCTCGATCAAGGGAGCCCCAACGAAGATCAATGCAAAATTTGGCAAAAAAGTAAAATAAGCAGTAGCAGTCAGACCTACCGCAGCCATGACATACGAATGGTCGAAATGGTTGAATCCAGCCATAAATCCCACATAAGCCAACACGATTACCAATGGACCTGGCGTCGTCTCGGCCAAAGCAAAACCATCTATCATTTGCGTTTTTGTCAACCAAAGAAATTTTTCCGTAACCAGGCCGGCGATATAGGGAATAACAGTATATGACCCTCCAATGGTAAAGTATGCCGATTTCGTAAACAAAAAAGAGAGCTCTTTCCAAAATGCAGCATCTGGCATAAATACATACAGGAAAATAAACGGTCCCAACCACAACAGGAAAAATTCAGATAATTGAATGCAAATCTTACCTACAGAAATTGGTGGCACTTTCTCTAACGAATTAATAGGATAACATTCTTCGACATCTTCCGCGTCTTCCTTTTCAAATGTAGCAGTGGCTTTTTTGGTTTTTAGGAAATAAAGAATGAAGCCCCCAACAATAACCCCCAGAATAATCCAGGGCATAGGTATTTTAACAAAATAAGAAAGTAAAAATCCCGCTAGAGCTACGATATAATGCCATGCGCTCAATAATGATTTTTGCCCAACTTTATAGGTTGCGAACAGTATAATCGCTAGAACTGCGGGTTTTAAACCCGAAAATAACGCAGAAAGAATTGTAGAGCTTCCAAAGTAGACATATAACAGACTAAGTCCAAATATGATAAACAAAGAAGGTAAAATAAAGAACAACCCCGCTAATATCCCCCCTTTCAAACCATGCAATTTCCACCCAAGATAGATGGTCAATTGATGCGCCTCAGGTCCGGGTAGCAACATACAAGCATTAAGTGCCTGAAAGAACTTCTTATTGCTTACCCACTTTTTCTTGTCCACCAAGAAATCATGCATGAGGGTAATATGCCCTGTTGTTCCACCAAAACTTATCCAGCCCAGTATAAACCAAAACCGGAGTGCCTCCCGAAAATCAGGAGGAGGCCATTCATTTCTTTCAACGGGTATCTTTTCTTCCAATATTGTCTAAAATTTATATTATGATCACTGTGATTATACTAGTGGGGATAGGAGCTAACTCCATGACGCATTTTAACAAGAATGCTTAATACCTCCGATAAAGGCATAAAAAAAGCGATATATTTATAAAATATCTCGCTTTTTAGTTCAGAAAAAAGTCCTGATAATTCTATTTTTTATCGAGGATAGTCACTTCCACCCTTCTATTTTTTTGACGTCCATCTGGCGTTTTGTTATCACCCACAGGATTTGACTGACCAAAACCTTTAGCAGTAATGCGGGACTCCTGTACGCCTGAATCTACCAAGAATTTCTTTACAGATGCTGCACGTTTATCCGAAAGCCATTGATTATATTCGACAGTACCAGTCGCATCAGTATAACCATCAACTTTAATTTTATTATTGTTCTCGTTTAAAATTACGGCCAGCTTACTTACTTCAGTCTTCGCTTTATCAGACAGATAGGAAGAATTTGTCGGGAACAATAGATCGGAGGAAATACTGAATTTAATTCCCTCATCAGTCCTTTTCGCATCATTAAAATCCTTTTTCACATTTTTCAAACCATCATCAGTTCCATCTTTTGTGACAACAGCCCCAGGATTAACTACAATAGCCTGTTGTTTACAAGAAAATAATGATAAACTTGCGCATAAGGCTAATAGTCCCAAATTAATTTTTCTAAGCATCGTTTTTAACGTATTTATTGTCGATTTAAGCAGGGTAAATATAAGGAAAAAACTCTAAAAAGGAGCTGCTTTTCCTTATACAGGATCGTAACAAATCTATTTCTTCACATAGACTGTATCCAATGTCTTTTTAATCTCTGGAATCCGTTCATACAATTTCCAGATCATCCCCGTATTGGCATTTTCAATCATTATGGCTATTGTAGCTTGATTCCTTGCCCGATAGCTCTCAGAAACATCATTGTTTTTCAGGTCGATCCATGCTCTGAATCCATATTGTGTAAATAGCACATCAGCATATTCTTCGTAAAATTTACGCATGGCCTTCAGACCAATCTCCCTTTCAAATGGATAGGAAGCAATTGAAATTGCGGGATTGACAAAATATCCCTGATAAGCATTTTCGGTGTGTTCAACACCCCAAATATCCGTAAATCTCGTCCCGATATTCAATTCATTGTCTCTCCGTTTATAGGCAAGGATATAATCAGACAGATATTTTTTATAATCCACAAAATTATCCACTTTCCCCTTAGGATCCATGATTAAGAATGGCCGATAAACGGACATTAGTGACTCCGTCAGATTTCCTCCCGCAATACTTTTCGCGAAGATAACCTTATCATCCGAATAGATTGAGGCAGGTGCATTCCAAATACTACCAATCAAAGGGTTGTTGCTTATAGACTGCGCAAGTGAGTCATTTAATTTTGTTTTTATCTCAGGAGCCAAAGTACTTAGCTCATCAGTAAAATCCATTGCATCCGCATGTTTGGTTGCAAATCCGTTCATGTAAGCTGAAGCGGCTAAAGGATGTGTAGGAGAAGACATCGCTAGCAGATAGGTACTTAGACTCTCATTAAATCCACCCAATGGACGTGACCTCGCTGTACTATCTATAGGCGACCATTTGCTCCAGAGAACATCTGTATTATTTGGATCTGTAAAATAACGCCAATTTATTCTTTCCCATAACGTGGTAATTGATTTCCGCAGAGATTGTTCTTCCGGATCATCCTTAGCAAAGTATTCACGAGCGATTAACAATGACTCCATTAAATGTGAAGTTCCTCTTATATCATAGATAGGCACAGAATCCCGATAAAAGGGCACACCCGATCTCCCATCGTAAAAAGCAGTAAAAATACCCTGATGATTTTGTGCTGCCCCTAGGAATTTCACCATACGTGTCATCCGTGATAATAAGGCTTGTCTGGATATCAATTGATTTTCAGCGGCAACAAGTAGGCCCAAAATGGCATACCCTGTTTCATTCGTTGAAACAATAGCCTGCCGATTTCCGCGATCAGGGAGGTACATACCACTGTTTACATCATAATTATCAATAAAATAATTGACATGTGCATTCCGAATAAAACTCAGCATCTCAGCATCGGTGCCCTTTTTGGTCTGTATTTCTTTTACATCTGAAAAAGGGGACTCTACATAGTTGTAATCAACCCATGCTATTTTATAATAATATTTTTTATTATACTCATTCACCCTGTCGAGACACTTCTGCACATAGATCGGTAAGATTGCAATTGGTTGAAAATTGAGTTTATCCTCTGATCTATAAATTTTCACATAGCGGATACTCGGGGTTAATGGCAACTGCCACACAAGTTCAACTTGCTTGTCTACAGAACCTATTTTAGATAAAATAGCTGCCGACGACAGTTTCACTTTTGGATAATTTCTTGGCAGAAACTCTATTTGATCAATAAAAAGCTGATGTGTAGTTGCGCTGGTTCCATTTTGTTCTAATAGTAATGAGGAAACGGCTTTTCCAATAGTAATTCCTTCAAATTTTGACACTGGGATAGAAACATTGAGCCAAGTATCATAAGCAAAGTCTTCGATGTAATGGGTAATATCCAAGGCATTAGTGCGTATATCATTTTGTTGCAACGCAACTTTCGGCAACTGTCCCTTTTCGGTATTACTTTGGATAAACAATTTAAAGGTTAAATGATCATCCTTAGCGATCATATACTGAAATTTTTGCTTATCATTTAATATACTGGCCTCCCATTTACCATTGGGGGATGAAACGTATCGTAGCGAAAGCGAGTTCCCTGGAGTAAAAAATAGGCTATCCGAAACAGGAAGACTATGATTCACATTTTGTACCCAAGACTCCCCAGTGTAATGCGCCATGCTTTTTGCATAGCTTCCATTGATTATACTATTATCAAATAGAACCTCCGGATAGCTCTCCGATCTTGCAAGTATGGGTGAAATCAATAGAAAAAGAAAGTAAAAGTATTTTTTCAGCATAAGTCAACATTTTTCACAGGCTTACAATCAAAAATTAAGCCACCACCGAGATTATAACGCAAATGTAACAAAGGATTTCCAATGATATTGTATGCTCAAATTTTAATTTCGGAAAAAATGCGCTAAATTAGCCCTCTGAATATTTTCATAAAATAGATATATGAAAACCACGTTTGATTTTGAAAAGCCAATTGCAGATTTGCAATTGCAGATTGAAAAGGTAACACAAGTTGCCGAAAAAACCCAAGTTGATATGAGCGCAACCGTTCGTGAACTTGAGGAAAAACTTGCTTCTACGGAAAAAGAAATATACAGCAATTTAACTGGATGGCAGAATGTTCAAATGTCCCGTCATCAGGATCGTCCACAGACCTATGATTATATCGAAGCTATCTGCGATGAATTTATTGAATTGCACGGTGATCGCACGGTAAAAGATGACAAGGCAATTGTAGGTGGAATGGCCTCAATCGATGGTAATCCTGTTATGATCATTGGTCATCAGAAAGGTAAAAACACCAAAGAACGTCAATATCATAATTTTGGTATGGCCAACCCAGAAGGTTATCGTAAAGCACTGCGATTGATGAAAATGGCTGAAAAATTCAATAAGCCAGTTATTACTTTGATTGACACGATGGGAGCTTATCCTGGTTTGGAGGCTGAAGAGCGTGGACAAGGTGAAGCCATTGCACGCAACCTGATGGAAATGGCAGTACTTAAAGTTCCTATTATCTGCGTTGTTATCGGTGAGGGTGCTTCTGGAGGAGCCTTGGGTATTGGGGTAGGTAATCGTGTGTACATGATGGAACATACGTGGTATTCTGTCATTTCACCAGAATCTTGCTCGTCGATCTTATGGAGAAGCTGGGATCACAAGGAGAAAGCAGCCGAAGCGTTGAAACTAACTTCAAGCGATATGTTAAGCAATGGACTGATAGATGGTATCATTCCCGAGCCATTAGGTGGTGCGCACCAAGATCCGGCAAAAGCAGCCGCTAATCTTAAAGAACAATTATTGAAAGATCTAGCTGAATTAACAGCGAAAGACAGTGATACATTGATCAAAGAACGAATTGACAAATTCAGCAATATGGGCGTTGTGACAGAATAATGTTACTCCCCTATTCATCAAAATAGAAAAAAGTCGGCACCAAATGCCGACTTTTTTCATTTTAACAAGTTATTGGTTTCATAAAAGCCGAAAAAGGTCTAACCAAAATCGCTCGATTTACGATCAAATTCCAATGACCTCAAATAGTAATCCACATCGTTAAGAAAAATAAATACGTAATTTATAAACGGTTATAAAATATATCAATAAAAAACACAAAAAGACTTGTATACAATCATCTATTTTTATACCTTTGCATCACTTTCAAAAACAGAAAGGATTCCGTAGCTCAGCTGGTAGAGCAATACACTTTTAATGTATGGGTCCTGGGTTCGAATCCCAGCGGGATCACAAAAAAAGCTAATCGCAAGATTAGCTTTTTTTATTTAGCTGCATCAGAATCTCCTCCCTCATGAACTGTTTTTAATCATGCGTTAGCACGACCTCCAAAAACTTCACTGCTTCTCCCCCAACAATATTTTTTGTACGAAGTTCCACAGATTGCTTTCCTACTGGCAAGTCTATTTGTCCAAGCCCAAGCGATTTTCCTCGTCCACTTGTTGGAGAAGTGGAATCAATTGAAAAATTAAATGCTTTCCCACCTATTTTTAAAACCATATCTCCACCTGTATTTGCCACATCCCTAACATAGCGTACTGAAACATTAAATTGTGCTGGTTCTAATACATTGATATTCCATCCGAGATATTGATTGCTATTTTTCCATCCGGACACATAATAACGGTCTCTTTTACCATCCCCAAATTTCATCGGATCGCCATGCTGTTTTGCATAGAAAGACAATAAACGATTATCAGTACTTTGTGCATCCACATAAATCAGATCATTGGATTCAGGCGCAGCTATATCCTTTTTTAACTGGACAACAATAACTTCATCTGCCGGGTCAGCAGCTATTTGATCCAATGGGATATGAAGCCCCACGGCATCTGAATTATACCCTTTTATACTCTTCTTTGAAGACAATAAAGAGATGGATTTGATACCAGCCGTAAGACCTCCCACAGTCAATAGCTCTCCTTTTGGTCGCTTAAAGACATGCAGATACAATGTGTTTTTTCTTTTTGTGATCACCCCCCATTGTTGACGTGGCAAGGGAGAAGGCGCTACATCGATGACACTTTCCTTATTATTCGCCATCCATGCAGCTATTCCTTCCAAAATAGTCACATCAGGTCCATCAAAACGGCCATCAGCTTTTGGACCGATGTTCAATAAAATATTCCCTCCCATAGCCGTTGCTTTCGCCAACAGTTGAATAAAATGCGCTGTTGGTTTATGATTCATATCCGTTGACGAATAGCCGTACGAATCATTGGTTGTCGGAATAGCCTCCCAATAAGCCCCATTGGAAACAGGGTAAAATTCTTCCGGCCGGTCAGCGGTATTTAAATAATCACCATAATTCTTGTCGCCTGTA
The window above is part of the Sphingobacterium sp. ML3W genome. Proteins encoded here:
- a CDS encoding bifunctional UDP-N-acetylmuramoyl-tripeptide:D-alanyl-D-alanine ligase/alanine racemase — protein: MYKISEIVQILHPNRTFITDPNSLIQHLFYDSRKIVQADNGVFFALQKSRDGHHYIKEAYDKGVRNFVLQIDAEQELLFPDANLIWVSDSLEAMQVLAAFHRQKFSFPVIGITGSNGKTIVKEWLYQLMSPEYKIYRSPKSYNSQLGVALTLWGLSDQYNLAIIEAGISEKGEMMKLENMIKPTIGLLTNIGVAHKTGFESKNEKIYEKINLFKDVETMIFPSRYVEDIQLPYRPRKFSWGFDQGLSLEVYSLKQVDDKFTVATLFYGGRTFAIEVPFVDKGNVENAINCVAVMLRFGYEREVIASRIKELQPVAMRLELKKGKKNSSIIDDSYSNDLDALQIALEFLNQQGQHPRKILILSDIPGVNITDEKSLSKLKRLLSEYRLDKLILIGEILGQVADQFAVPSLSYPSTTAFLEDIRAIQLEDSTILLKGGREFHFERISRLLVAKSHDTVLEINLNAMENNLNVYRQLLPKHVKLMSMVKAFSYGSGSFEIANLLQFNRVDYLTVAFADEGVDLRGAGITLPIVVMSPDENTFESIVQHNLEPEIYSFRILSSFLNYLKGKGIASFPVHIKVDTGMHRLGFMPDEVDRLITELKDGSILQVKSAFSHLASAGNKEDNTFTQQQIDLLDQFTKRLEEGLGYSFLRHIAATSGIELWPQAYFDMVRLGIGLYGIDIERHDLPLKEVSSLKTNVTQIKHLAAGETVGYNRHGVLHRDSKTATIKIGYADGYDRRFGNGVGKMMVNGCLVPTIGDICMDMCMLDVTDIEVAEEDEVIVYPDIKLAAKSIGTIPYELLTSISQRVKRVYFYE
- a CDS encoding regulatory protein RecX; the protein is MFEEDKKNKKILTPRQAQLKAESYCAYQERSQQEVRDKLYSWGLHEEDVENIIANLIAENFLNEERFAIAYCNGKLRMKGWGKIKIKQALKGKRVSEQLIKIAFKQIDLDEYEAILKNIIDKKIREINSKDSFIVRNKVYQFALSRGFESDLIFSILNSKEL
- the chrA gene encoding chromate efflux transporter, with amino-acid sequence MEEKIPVERNEWPPPDFREALRFWFILGWISFGGTTGHITLMHDFLVDKKKWVSNKKFFQALNACMLLPGPEAHQLTIYLGWKLHGLKGGILAGLFFILPSLFIIFGLSLLYVYFGSSTILSALFSGLKPAVLAIILFATYKVGQKSLLSAWHYIVALAGFLLSYFVKIPMPWIILGVIVGGFILYFLKTKKATATFEKEDAEDVEECYPINSLEKVPPISVGKICIQLSEFFLLWLGPFIFLYVFMPDAAFWKELSFLFTKSAYFTIGGSYTVIPYIAGLVTEKFLWLTKTQMIDGFALAETTPGPLVIVLAYVGFMAGFNHFDHSYVMAAVGLTATAYFTFLPNFALIFVGAPLIERSQKNTAIQYVLSLVTASVVGVIVNLACYLGQGILFPKAFAVAELDWKALLWGAVSIFLLFSYRIGMLHLILLSLLYGFLLYLLS
- a CDS encoding OmpA family protein encodes the protein MLRKINLGLLALCASLSLFSCKQQAIVVNPGAVVTKDGTDDGLKNVKKDFNDAKRTDEGIKFSISSDLLFPTNSSYLSDKAKTEVSKLAVILNENNNKIKVDGYTDATGTVEYNQWLSDKRAASVKKFLVDSGVQESRITAKGFGQSNPVGDNKTPDGRQKNRRVEVTILDKK
- a CDS encoding glucoamylase family protein; this translates as MLKKYFYFLFLLISPILARSESYPEVLFDNSIINGSYAKSMAHYTGESWVQNVNHSLPVSDSLFFTPGNSLSLRYVSSPNGKWEASILNDKQKFQYMIAKDDHLTFKLFIQSNTEKGQLPKVALQQNDIRTNALDITHYIEDFAYDTWLNVSIPVSKFEGITIGKAVSSLLLEQNGTSATTHQLFIDQIEFLPRNYPKVKLSSAAILSKIGSVDKQVELVWQLPLTPSIRYVKIYRSEDKLNFQPIAILPIYVQKCLDRVNEYNKKYYYKIAWVDYNYVESPFSDVKEIQTKKGTDAEMLSFIRNAHVNYFIDNYDVNSGMYLPDRGNRQAIVSTNETGYAILGLLVAAENQLISRQALLSRMTRMVKFLGAAQNHQGIFTAFYDGRSGVPFYRDSVPIYDIRGTSHLMESLLIAREYFAKDDPEEQSLRKSITTLWERINWRYFTDPNNTDVLWSKWSPIDSTARSRPLGGFNESLSTYLLAMSSPTHPLAASAYMNGFATKHADAMDFTDELSTLAPEIKTKLNDSLAQSISNNPLIGSIWNAPASIYSDDKVIFAKSIAGGNLTESLMSVYRPFLIMDPKGKVDNFVDYKKYLSDYILAYKRRDNELNIGTRFTDIWGVEHTENAYQGYFVNPAISIASYPFEREIGLKAMRKFYEEYADVLFTQYGFRAWIDLKNNDVSESYRARNQATIAIMIENANTGMIWKLYERIPEIKKTLDTVYVKK
- a CDS encoding acetyl-CoA carboxylase carboxyltransferase subunit alpha → MKTTFDFEKPIADLQLQIEKVTQVAEKTQVDMSATVRELEEKLASTEKEIYSNLTGWQNVQMSRHQDRPQTYDYIEAICDEFIELHGDRTVKDDKAIVGGMASIDGNPVMIIGHQKGKNTKERQYHNFGMANPEGYRKALRLMKMAEKFNKPVITLIDTMGAYPGLEAEERGQGEAIARNLMEMAVLKVPIICVVIGEGASGGALGIGVGNRVYMMEHTWYSVISPESCSSILWRSWDHKEKAAEALKLTSSDMLSNGLIDGIIPEPLGGAHQDPAKAAANLKEQLLKDLAELTAKDSDTLIKERIDKFSNMGVVTE
- a CDS encoding alpha-L-fucosidase, translated to MTKIRYCFVLMLSTTVMVVMGQVQNVNKGNEAADMFNDPSTRDRNAILVAEAGWWKESLVGQEQRLKKWKEASFGMFVHWGIYSQYGNIWKGKKGGGYAEHLMRVMQIPRQEYLDSAARFNPVKFNAEEWVMLAKNAGMKYFIITAKHHDGFAMYPSQYASAYSIKSTAFKRDPMGELAKACHKHGLLFGFYYSHAFDWEDPNAPGNDWNYNSPGGDKLLGGANWFDNHPDWLPKAERYVDDKAIPQIQELIHKYNPDLLWFDTPHKLPLSENLRILKAIREADPTIVVNGRLARTGDKNYGDYLNTADRPEEFYPVSNGAYWEAIPTTNDSYGYSSTDMNHKPTAHFIQLLAKATAMGGNILLNIGPKADGRFDGPDVTILEGIAAWMANNKESVIDVAPSPLPRQQWGVITKRKNTLYLHVFKRPKGELLTVGGLTAGIKSISLLSSKKSIKGYNSDAVGLHIPLDQIAADPADEVIVVQLKKDIAAPESNDLIYVDAQSTDNRLLSFYAKQHGDPMKFGDGKRDRYYVSGWKNSNQYLGWNINVLEPAQFNVSVRYVRDVANTGGDMVLKIGGKAFNFSIDSTSPTSGRGKSLGLGQIDLPVGKQSVELRTKNIVGGEAVKFLEVVLTHD